Genomic DNA from Thermotoga petrophila RKU-1:
AAGACCATTTTGAACGAAATCATCGAAAAAGAAAAATCGACCGTCAGATTCGAAAGAGAAAAGTGGTCGAAACTCAGAGAGCGTTATGAGAACTTCATAAAGCGAGTCGAAGAACTAATAGAAGAAGGGAAGAAGCAAAACTACGTTTACAAAGATCTCGATTCCCGAGCTGCCGCGGAGCTGATAGTCAACTCGTTCGGAGACGTTCCAAAGGATAAGAGACTGCTTCAGAACATCCAGGAAATGATACTCAGAGGATTGCTCAATGTGAAAACAGAAGAGGGGCGTTAGCCCCTCTTCATCTTAATCTCAGAATCTTCTTCTTATTCCAAACTCCTCTTCCGTTTTCTGTACCATCTCTTCGAAAATTCTGTTCACTTCTTCGTCGGTCAGAGTTCTTTCCGGGTGCCTGAACACCACATAGAATGTAACACTCACCATATCCTCCGGGATTCCTCTTCCTTCATAGACATCAAACACTCCCACTTCCTCCACCAGATCTCCTCCGCTCTTTTTGAAAAGTTCGATGATCTTCACAGACTCGAATCCCTTCGGAAGCAGGAAGGAGATATCTCTTCTCACAGCAGGAAATTTTGGTGTGGGCCTGTAAGCAGGTCTCTTCGATGCACATTCTCTCAGAAGTTCCATGTCTATCTCGAAGAAGTAGGTGTCTTCTTTCACATCGTACTCATCGAGGAGCTTTGGATCAACCATTCCAATGAAACCGATCTCCCTGTTTTCCACGTAGATGCGAGCGGATCTAGTCGGGAACAATCCAGGTATCTCCGCGACTCTGTATTCGACATTCACACCGAACCTGAAGAAGAGTTCATCGAGAATTCCTTTGGTCGTGTAGAAGGACACGTTTCTTTTATCGGTGTAGTCTCCCGGATTTTCCAAACCACAGCTCATCGCAGAGAGCGTCTCTATCTCCATGAAGTTTCCGTTCTCCTTGAAGTAAACCTTTCCAATTTCGAAGAGTTTCAGATCCCTGTTCTGCCTCTTGAAATTCTCAGCGAGCACCTGTATCAGGCTGTAAAATTGTGACGTTCTCATCACGTCCATATCTGAAACGATAGGATTGGAGAGAGTTATGGGTTCTCTGCCCACCAGAGGCCATCTTTTAACCTTCTGGGAATCCACAAAAGAGAAAGTCACCACTTCATCGAAACCCATTCCTTTCATGAATTGAGAAATTTCCCTTCTGAAGAGCTGTTTCTCGTCCCAGCCACGGTTTATTGCAGGAACGCTTATCACCTTCGATTCGACTTTCTCGTACCCGTAAATCCTTCCTATCTCTTCTATGAGGTCTATCTCCCTTTCAACGTCCGGTCTGAAGGTGGGAACAAGAACTTCGTAACTGTCTCCTCTGTCCTCCACCTGGAATTCAAGGCGTTTGAGAATATTGCCCGGCTCTTCAACTTTCGTTCCCAGTATCTTTTCGATTCTGGCTTTTCTGAGCATCACCTTTTTGGATTCTATCTTTCGAGGATAAACATCCCAGAATTTCCCAAGAACATGACCGCCGGCCAGCTTTTGAATCAATTCTGCAAGCCTCAAAGACACAAGTTCCACATCGTTCGGATCCACACCTCGTTCGAACCTGTAAGAAGACTCAGAACTGATTCCAAGCGCTTTGGATGCCTTTCTTATCCTCACAGGATCGAAGTAAGCCACTTCCAGCACCAGATCTCTGGTGTCATCGTACACACCAGATTCCATTCCTCCCATGATTCCGCCAAGTGCGAGGACGTTCTCACCGTCCGTTATCAAGATCTCTCCGCCCTTCAGTTTGTACTCCTTTTCATCGAGTAGCAGGACTCTTTCTCCACCCTTTGCAGATTTCACAACGATTATCTTGTTTTTGAGCCTGTTCAGATCGAACGCGTGAACGGGATGTCCC
This window encodes:
- the pheT gene encoding phenylalanine--tRNA ligase subunit beta — encoded protein: MRVPESWLREFVDLDWDIEQIAERLTFSGTSVEDILRPFNVSGEIITARVIERFDHPASEKLIVCKVDTGKRIYTVITADKTVNEGDYVILALEGATLNNGLKIEPREFKGVISEGMLCSLEELGLEEKSDRVYRFPDPVELGVNVVEEYGLNERVLDIEITPNRPDCLSIIGVARELSALSGRPLNKPQPDVSFVDEDVQFDVEIEDVEGCPRYSARIMKGVTVKDSPLWMKARLVAAGVRSLNNVVDATNYVMIELGHPVHAFDLNRLKNKIIVVKSAKGGERVLLLDEKEYKLKGGEILITDGENVLALGGIMGGMESGVYDDTRDLVLEVAYFDPVRIRKASKALGISSESSYRFERGVDPNDVELVSLRLAELIQKLAGGHVLGKFWDVYPRKIESKKVMLRKARIEKILGTKVEEPGNILKRLEFQVEDRGDSYEVLVPTFRPDVEREIDLIEEIGRIYGYEKVESKVISVPAINRGWDEKQLFRREISQFMKGMGFDEVVTFSFVDSQKVKRWPLVGREPITLSNPIVSDMDVMRTSQFYSLIQVLAENFKRQNRDLKLFEIGKVYFKENGNFMEIETLSAMSCGLENPGDYTDKRNVSFYTTKGILDELFFRFGVNVEYRVAEIPGLFPTRSARIYVENREIGFIGMVDPKLLDEYDVKEDTYFFEIDMELLRECASKRPAYRPTPKFPAVRRDISFLLPKGFESVKIIELFKKSGGDLVEEVGVFDVYEGRGIPEDMVSVTFYVVFRHPERTLTDEEVNRIFEEMVQKTEEEFGIRRRF
- a CDS encoding TetR/AcrR family transcriptional regulator, which encodes MSFETRKKILEAARKAFSKYGYDGVSMEEIAREAGVKKALIYYYFPSKDKLFEEIWREALEELESHLFSVTEETNSYFAKIKKFLKSYVDFVLNKTILNEIIEKEKSTVRFEREKWSKLRERYENFIKRVEELIEEGKKQNYVYKDLDSRAAAELIVNSFGDVPKDKRLLQNIQEMILRGLLNVKTEEGR